CTTCGAAACCGGAGCGATGGGCCGGACTGCCCTCAATCACGCTTAGGACCCGGACGCCTTCCGGTCCTTCCTCGGCTGTGGCATACAGGACCCCGAGATAGGTGCGTTTGGACTCAGTTACAGACGGGTCGGGCCATTCAGAGAATTGACCGTCCGTTGCGGCAGAGGACCAGTCTTCGTGCGGATGCAATGCTCTGAAATCAGACGCTGAGGGTTCGACCGGGCCGGCCGGTTGGCTCAGGCCGCTCTGGACAGGAATTTCCAGCACTTGTGGGGCGCCAATCTCATGGGAATGCTGGTCCGCGTCAACCGGAGCGTTCTGCGCTTGGGCGAGACGTGGAGAGATCCAGAGACCGGCGGTCAGGACACCGGCCATAACGAATGGCAACCAGAGCACACGCGCCTGCACTATCGGGCCTCCTTTTGCCGTCCTCGCTCCTGGCCGCTCATTATTCATCTCTCACGCTCAAAGTGCAAGCCAGCGCGTATTACTGGGCCGATTTGAGCTTGGCTAGCTCAGCCTCCAACTCGCTTACCGGCAGAACCTCTCCGGGGTTCTGCATGACGCGGACAAAACGCACGATCCCGTCCGTATCAATCAGCACATAGGCTCTCTGGCTGAGCCGCTTTTCCCGGTCCAGCCAGCCCACATAGTTTTCAACGACCTCGGGGGCGTCAAACGCGCTCAACAACGGATAACTGAGGGCCAGTTGCTCGCGAAATATGCGCTGGGAAGCCGTGTGGTTCGTACTGATTCCCAGGACCACCGCGTCGAGTTGCTTTTCCTGCCGAGCGTCCTGCCCGGTTGCTAACTGGAGGGTTCAGCCTGGGGTAAAGTCCAAAATATAAAACAGCAGCAGGACATTCTGTTTGCCCGTAAACTCCGAGAGACAGACCGTCTCACCGTCCTGTGCGGGCAAACAGAAGGCGGGCGCGGGACTCCCGACCTCAACCGCGGCATCGACGGGACGAGCCCACAGCAGCAGACCAACGATGAGGACTACGCACCAATTCCAGTTCGATTTGCTCATACCCATTCTCATCCGCTATACGCCTAGCGTACGGCATACACGTCGTAGCGC
This window of the Gemmatimonadota bacterium genome carries:
- a CDS encoding PDZ domain-containing protein, producing the protein MAGVLTAGLWISPRLAQAQNAPVDADQHSHEIGAPQVLEIPVQSGLSQPAGPVEPSASDFRALHPHEDWSSAATDGQFSEWPDPSVTESKRTYLGVLYATAEEGPEGVRVLSVIEGSPAHRSGFEGVNAPTRNNRNDLVKKAAIIALAMSPAGPFVMPLVAAHDHITRERHPVGDLIVAVENTPVRTAQDFTEAIQRYSPGDRVAFSVLRKNQPRQITVTLEEEPLGP
- a CDS encoding redoxin domain-containing protein, whose product is MSKSNWNWCVVLIVGLLLWARPVDAAVEVGSPAPAFCLPAQDGETVCLSEFTGKQNVLLLFYILDFTPGUTLQLATGQDARQEKQLDAVVLGISTNHTASQRIFREQLALSYPLLSAFDAPEVVENYVGWLDREKRLSQRAYVLIDTDGIVRFVRVMQNPGEVLPVSELEAELAKLKSAQ